In one window of Erinaceus europaeus chromosome 17, mEriEur2.1, whole genome shotgun sequence DNA:
- the LOC103117690 gene encoding olfactory receptor 2D2, with protein sequence MKDTNQTQVTEFLLLGLSDDPHTQHLLFILFLGVYLVTVLGNLLLMSLVQIDSRLHTPMYFFLCNLSLADLCFSTNIVPQALVHLLSRMKAISFIRCAAQLLLFLIFGCTQCALLAVMSYDRYVAICNPLHYSSVMTWRVCVQLAAGSWTSGILVSVVDTSFTLRLPYRGSNSISHFFCEAPALLVVASTDTHTSEMAIFLMGVVILLIPVSLILVSYGHIIVTVVRMKSAAGRLKAFSTCGSHLMVVVLFYGSAIVTYMTPKSSKEQEKLVSVFYAMVTPMLNPLIYSLRNKDVKGALRKVATKNLPCRL encoded by the coding sequence ATGAAAGACACAAATCAGACACAGGTGACAGAATTCCTTCTTCTGGGACTCTCTGATGACCCCCATACTCAACATCTGCTATTCATCTTATTCTTGGGTGTCTACCTGGTCACTGTGCTTGGAAATCTGCTTCTCATGTCCCTTGTTCAGATTGACTCCCGGCTTCACACAcccatgtatttttttctctgcaaCTTATCTCTGGCTGATCTCTGTTTCTCTACCAACATTGTCCCTCAGGCCCTAGTCCACCTGCTCTCCAGGATGAAAGCCATTTCGTTCATACGCTGTGCAGCTCAGCTTCTGCTCTTCCTCATTTTTGGGTGCACCCAGTGTGCCCTTCTGGCAGTGATGTCCTATGATCGGTATGTGGCTATCTGCAACCCTTTGCACTACTCCAGCGTCATGACTTGGCGGGTGTGTGTTCAGCTGGCTGCAGGATCATGGACCAGCGGCATCCTGGTGTCTGTGGTGGACACCAGCTTTACACTAAGGCTGCCCTATCGAGGTAGCAACAGTATTTCTCATTTCTTCTGTGAGGCGCCTGCACTGTTGGTCGTTGCAtccacagacactcacacttcAGAGATGGCTATTTTCCTTATGGGGGTTGTAATTCTCCTCATCCCCGTGTCTCTAATTCTGGTATCCTATGGTCACATCATAGTGACTGTGGTCAGGATGAAGTCAGCTGCGGGAAGACTCAAGGCATTCTCTACCTGTGGCTCCCACCTCATGGTGGTGGTTCTTTTTTATGGATCAGCAATTGTCACTTATATGACACCAAAATCTTCCAAAGAACAAGAAAAACTGGTATCTGTGTTCTATGCAATGGTGACTCCCATGCTTAACCCCCTCATCTATAGTCTGAGGAACAAGGATGTGAAGGGGGCTCTGAGGAAAGTAGCTACAAAGAACCTTCCATGCAGACTGTGA
- the LOC103117633 gene encoding olfactory receptor 2D3 yields MGEENQTFVTEFIFRGLSQDLQTQILLFILFLFIYLMTVLGNLLIIVLIFTDSHLHTPMYFFLRNLSFADLCFSTSIVPQVLVHFLVKKKSISFVGCMTQIIVFLLVGCTECALLAVMSYDRYVAVCKPLHYSTIMTQQVCLQLAIGSWASGALVSLVDTTFTFQLPYRGQNIINHYFCEPPALLKLASADTYSTEMAIFAMGVVILLAPVSLILVSYWNIISTVMQMQSGEGRLKVFSTCGSHLVVVVLFYGSGIFTYMRPNSKTIKERDKMISVFYTVVTPMLNPIIYSLRNKDVKGALRKLVGRKSFSQRQ; encoded by the coding sequence ATGGGAGAAGAAAATCAAACATTTGTGACTGAATTTATCTTCCGTGGTCTCTCGCAGGATTTACAGACCCAGATCCTGctgtttattctttttctcttcatttatctgATGACGGTGCTTGGAAACCTGCTCATCATCGTCCTCATCTTCACGGACTCTCATCTTCACACCCCCATGTATTTTTTCCTTAGGAACCTTTCCTTTGCTGACCTCTGTTTCTCTACAAGCATCGTCCCTCAAGTATTGGTTCACTTCTTGGTAAAGAAGAAAAGTATTTCTTTTGTTGGGTGCATGACACAGATCATTGTCTTCCTTCTGGTTGGCTGTACAGAGTGTGCACTGCTGGCTGTGATGTCCTATGACCGCTACGTGGCTGTCTGCAAGCCcctgcactactccaccatcaTGACCCAACAAGTATGTCTCCAGTTAGCCATCggctcctgggccagtggggctcTAGTGTCTCTGGTTGATACCACCTTTACTTTCCAACTTCCCTATCGAGGACAGaatattattaatcattatttttgTGAACCTCCTGCCCTGCTGAAGCTGGCTTCTGCAGACACTTACAGCACAGAAATGGCCATCTTTGCCATGGGTGTGGTCATCCTCCTAGCTCCTGTCTCCCTGATCCTTGTCTCCTACTGGAATATAATCTCCACTGTGATGCAGATGCAGTCAGGGGAAGGGAGACTCAAGGTGTTCTCTACCTGTGGCTCCCATCTTGTTGTGGTGGTCCTGTTCTATGGCTCAGGAATATTCACTTACATGCGGCCCAACTCCAAGACTATAAAAGAACGTGATAAGATGATATCTGTATTCTATACAGTGGTGACTCCAATGTTGAATCCCATAATTTATAGCCTGAGAAATAAGGATGTCAAAGGAGCTCTCAGGAAACTAGTGGGAAGAAAGTCCTTTTCTCAGAGACAGTGA